GAAAATCTTCTTCCGATACGCGCCAGGCGGCGGAAGCGGACGGGAAGTAACCCCATTGGTTGTCGGGCCCGAAGCGCGATGAGCCATCCGCCCGCACCGAAGCGGCGATCAGGTATTTGGATTTATAGGCATAGTTAACGCGCGCGAAGTAAGACATCAGCCCCCAGGCCGACTTGGTGGAACCGGTGGAACTGGGATCGATGATACCGTTGTTGAGCGTTTTGATGATATCGTTTTCAAATGACCCCGGCAGCACGCCCATGTAAGCGTTGCGGTAAGTATTACGCTGGAAGGAGGCGCCTGCAATAGCGTTGAGGTCGTGGTGTTTTCCGAAGGTCTTATTGTAGCTCAGCACATTTTCGTTGAGCAGGTTGATATTGCGGTTGTCGCTGGCGGTGCCGTTGCTGATACCGTTATTGGTGGCGAAGCGCGCCTGGAAGCGCTCGTTGGTGCCGTAGGATACGTTTCCGGCGAAAGAGCTTCTGAAACTCAGGTCCGGCGTGAATTGCAGCGCAATGAACAGTTCTCCGATATTGGAAAAAGCCTGCTGCGTGATTTGCGTGCCGTCGAGGATGGCCATCGGGTTGGCCTGGCTCGTTACCACTGCACCCCACAGATCCCGCGCACGGGGATACGTGCCGTCATCGTTTTTCGTAGGAACGAATGAAGGATACTTCGCGAGGCTCACCGTGCTGGTGGGCGCCAGGCGGCGGGTGGAATAAATGGGGTTCACCATCAGCCCCGCGCTTACTACCTTATTGACTTTCACATCCAGGTTGGCGCGAATGCCATACTGGTTGAAACCGGTGGTTTTGATCGTCCCTTTTTCACTTTTCACCGTGCCGGACACATAATATCTCACGTTCTCCGTGCCGCCGCTGACAGACATATTATAATTCTGAAACGGCGCGTTCTGCGTCACCGCATCCTGCCAGATATTATTCACGCCATTCATCAAAACAGGGTTAACCTGGTATTGCGCGAGCCTTCGGTCATCACCCCAAACGGGAATGGTGACGTCGCCTCCCGCCCAGGCCAGTTCGCGGTTCTGGTAGCGAACGGCGTAGTCGTAGAATTCCTGCCCGGTGATCCAGTCTTTATGCAACATCGGCGACGAAACGCCGGCGAAGGAATTGACCGACAGCACGGGTTTCCCGGTACGGCCTTTTTTGGTGGTCACGATGATAACACCCCCTGCCGCGCGCGAACCATAGATAGCGGCGGAAGAAGCGTCTTTCAAAACTTCGATGGATGCGATATCGTTCATGCTGACGCTGCCCAGACCCGCGCCCGGAAAGCCGTCGATCACCACGAGGGGGTCATTGCTCGCGTCAATGGAACCTGCGCCGCGGATACGGATAACGGGTGGTGCACCCGGCGCTGAACTTGTCTGCACCACGTTCACGCCGGCGATACGGCCGGTGAGGGCGGATTCCACGCGGCCAACAGGCACCTGGTCCAGCTTCACGTTTTCCAGTTTGGAAACAGAAGCGGTGAGGGAGCTTTTTTTCATGGTGCCGTAACCGACTACCACTACTTCGTTCAACGATTTTTCGCTGCTGCGGAGGGTAACGTTTTGGGTTCCCGCGCCGGAGAAAGGAATTTCCTGGGGCAGCATGCCGATGAATTTGAAAACGAGCACCCCGGCCTGTGGTGTTACGGATAAAGTGTAGCGGCCGGATTCGTCTGTAGCGGTTCCGCGCGGCGTACCTTTCAGCGCTACGGACACGCCTGGCAACGGCGTGCCGTCTTCCCCCTTAACAATTCCCGACAGGCGCCATTCTCCGCCTTGCAGTGCCGCTGCCGCCTGTGGTATCAGCAGGGTGCAAACCCACAGGTACAGGCATGCGATGATGATTCGACGATGCGATGTTCGTTTCATATGTATGGATTTTGATTGAAAACAGCATTATTGTCCGGAACCGGAGCATGCGGCGGCCATGCAGGGGCGCGAAATGCCATGCCCGATCCCTTGCACGAATGGGGATCGCACAGCATGCCCGGGCCCTTTCTGGGCGTTTACCTTCTTATTCTCCGAATTCCTGTAGTCTGATATTCACATGCACGTTGCGTCTTTCCTGTATGCCTGTCGTTCTTCTAAGTGAGCTGTCTGTAACGTGGCGCGGGTTCCGTTCGGAACAACACAAACATAATGCGTTTTTTTGAAGAAAAAACAATTTTAACTAATTGTTTGCGCACACACCTAGAAATTATCTAAAATGGGTACGTACACGCTATTTTTTAATCAATAATCTATCAAAGTGTGGAATTAAAAAAGCCGGTACACAACGCGCACCGGCCAAAAAGTTAGGGCAGGGATGGCTACAGGTTCATTTTGCGCTCCAGCAAAGGCGCCTCATCATGATCCGCGAGATAATAATTAACGTTCTCCCGGGTAACGATATCCAATGGCATGTATTTCATCAAAGGAATCTCCCGGCCAAGGATCACATGCTCCGCCAGGTAATATACCGACCAGTACCCCTGCCCGAACGGCCCCTGGTTGATGAGGAAATGAATCTGCTCCTTCTGCAGGTATTGCAGGTTCTGCGGCAACAGGTCGTAGCCCACCACCTTGATATGGGAAATCCTCCGCTGCTCTAGGTAACTGGCAATAGAGTAAGCCTTTGACGTGGTCACGAAAATCCCCCCAGCCTGGGATGGTCCTCGATCAGGGCGTCCAGCTGGGCTACAAACGCCGATTTGTTGGACCTGTCCAGCTCCGCGGCCACCACGGTATATTGCTCCTCCAGGTGGTGCTGCGCAAAGTAATTCCGAAACCCCTTCTCCTTCTTCCCCAGGTGCGACGCGTTGGCCGCCTGCTCGTCGATATGCGCCACCAGCAAAGTGCAGGGCCCCGGAACACCGTAATGGAACAGCTTCCCGGCCAGCAGGCCGCTCGTGTACAGATCCGAGCCGATATAACTCAACGGCGTATATTCCGATATCTGGCTATTAAATATAACAAATGGAATCCCGGCCCGCTGCAATGCCTCGAAATACGGCAGGCTTTCCTTATAAAACACCGGAGATATCACCACCCCCTCATGCCCCCCGGCCAGCATGGCGTCCGCACATTCCTGGAACGAAGCGATGCTATAAGGATCGAACATATACCGGGTTACCGACACGCCGTAATGCCGCAGGGCCTTTTCCGCCTGCTCCACCCCTGCGCGCGGCTCCAGCCAATAGCTGTCCGCCGACGGGTCCGGCATCAGCGCGCCCAGGCTGTACTGCTTGTTCGCCCCCAGCGCCCGCGCGATCAGGTTCGGTTCGTATTGCATCTCTTCAATGATCTTCAACACCTTCTCGCGTACGTCTTCCGCGACTTTCCCCCGGTTATGGATCACCCTGTCCACGGTCCCGGTAGACACTCCCGCCTTCAAGGCGATGTCTTTAATCCTGACTGATTTGCCGCTCATGAATTTTCACTTATTGGTATAAAAAGGGATGTGATGATGCTTATCACGAAAACATACCCAATCCGGTAATATTATGCTGCTATACACAGGTTTCTTTCACCTGCTGACTTAATTTTTCATTAGTGTGTGCGCACACACTAAATTTTTACTTAGTTTGTGTCCGCACACACAAGATAGGTAAAAAACACAACGGCTCCATTCTTCCCCGGCAGAAAACAACAATTTCCACATCCACGTCACTCGTCAACCTTCACCATCAAATATCAGCAAATGAGACTTTTTCAGCCCTGGCATGCATTACTGGCACTGGCGCCTTTCCTCTACGGAGGCGCTTCGTGCATTAAAAACGAACACCCCGCCCCCGGCGACTCCACCGCATGCAAGCCATGCTCCAACGAACTCGTCAGGTTCGCACTCACCCCCTCCCAACTATCCACCGCCGCGGCGCCCGACGGCGAAAATGTACTCGCCAACCTGGTCGACGGCTCCACCGGCACCCGCTGGTCCGGCCAGGGCGACCCGCAATCAGTTACCATCAAACTGGACTCCATTCGCGCTGTGGGCTCCGTCCGCATCGCATTCCACACCGGCGGCAACGCCACCCGCACCTCCAGCTTTGAAATCGCCATCTCCCCCGACAGTTCCAACTGGACGACCGTGGTGCCCGTGCAAAATTCCACGCCCAACATCACCACGCTCCAGACATTTGGATTCCCCGCTACCTGCACCCGCTACGTCCGCATCACCGGCCACGGCAACAGTCAAAGTAACTGGAACAGCTACACGGAAGTGGAAGTGTGGGGCTGCGGAACCAGCGCCGAAGCGGAAGGGAAAATCGATCTCACCGGCGACTG
Above is a genomic segment from Chitinophaga pollutisoli containing:
- a CDS encoding TonB-dependent receptor; amino-acid sequence: MKRTSHRRIIIACLYLWVCTLLIPQAAAALQGGEWRLSGIVKGEDGTPLPGVSVALKGTPRGTATDESGRYTLSVTPQAGVLVFKFIGMLPQEIPFSGAGTQNVTLRSSEKSLNEVVVVGYGTMKKSSLTASVSKLENVKLDQVPVGRVESALTGRIAGVNVVQTSSAPGAPPVIRIRGAGSIDASNDPLVVIDGFPGAGLGSVSMNDIASIEVLKDASSAAIYGSRAAGGVIIVTTKKGRTGKPVLSVNSFAGVSSPMLHKDWITGQEFYDYAVRYQNRELAWAGGDVTIPVWGDDRRLAQYQVNPVLMNGVNNIWQDAVTQNAPFQNYNMSVSGGTENVRYYVSGTVKSEKGTIKTTGFNQYGIRANLDVKVNKVVSAGLMVNPIYSTRRLAPTSTVSLAKYPSFVPTKNDDGTYPRARDLWGAVVTSQANPMAILDGTQITQQAFSNIGELFIALQFTPDLSFRSSFAGNVSYGTNERFQARFATNNGISNGTASDNRNINLLNENVLSYNKTFGKHHDLNAIAGASFQRNTYRNAYMGVLPGSFENDIIKTLNNGIIDPSSTGSTKSAWGLMSYFARVNYAYKSKYLIAASVRADGSSRFGPDNQWGYFPSASAAWRVSEEDFLKGNALLSNLKLRASYGVTGNFNIGDFSWQGGIGSTVYSPNNQLGKGKAQTSLENRALSWEKTRSYDFGIDIGLFRNRINITADYYDKRTNDLLYSVAVPAISGFTGSISNIGDIGNKGFEIEINSQNLTGKFTWQTAFNFSMNRNKVLNMGVDKEKLFEDQYGMSWLLRVGEPMFSYYGYKAIGVITSNEVLNSGIPLYPGSRLGNPIYEDVNKDGNIDARDRVILGNYQPKAIIGMVNDFSYKNFDLSIAVQANLGAKVYNYENQYYQGALVGAMRRDLVKNQWWSEQEPGDGRTPAAALSTLNFQGRSDLYLENGSYFAVRNVNLGYNFPESISRRLRMSQLRMYCSVANLLMVTDKGYHGYNPEGYNGPYPGYNDGTEPINRVVTFGLNVQF